The proteins below are encoded in one region of Danio rerio strain Tuebingen ecotype United States chromosome 12, GRCz12tu, whole genome shotgun sequence:
- the LOC141376773 gene encoding uncharacterized protein isoform X2, whose product MDALFHLFTMTQPGVVAINIHTLPQILEGEARARSRYFTKRNIFENINEIVGPYLEDGNHWTFFFAEAFLGGAKGYLACSPVQQERERLGLLLFSSLDRSGFCGICHKTLSRKSKEKSSVCLANIHKKCIPDNQEDAKCYFCKDSSGESNEIHTETKGQDSSGESTGNGFEAQDSSGESTGNGFEAQDSSGKRNGDGFEAQGSSDEKNSDVFEAQDNSGERNGDGFEAQVSSDERNSDGFEAQDNSGERKGDGFEGQGNSGENNQQRRKSRTEGKDSLGTSNQNSIVIEGEHKQDHSVRGFLVESVLKVSDFHQAKRYLVTSEELQRRCSPPESYSANTVVAYLRKAKGQKRKIAERLAELDVMPSTRTKLTSQCSKLCEDECSDLADDLMYLAAKTIPQKRVAQALPEEGNVHAALARTEDCMKTLKAVENDLEAHWETFNLATHGLGPAVIKGTISLIDSCLKEKMKALKTKNTDV is encoded by the exons ATGGATGCATTATTCCATCTGTTTACCATG acACAACCAGGTGTTGTGGCAATTAATATTCACACCTTACCTCAGATCTTAGAAGGTGAAGCAAGAGCAAGGAGCCGTTATTTTACCAAG AGGAACATCTTTGAAAATATCAATGAGATTGTTGGTCCCTATTTGGAGGATGGCAATCACTGGACATTTTTT TTTGCTGAAGCCTTTCTAGGAGGTGCAAAGGGGTATCTTGCATGCTCACCTGTACAGCAAGAGAGGGAGCGACTAGGGTTGCTTCTCTTCAGCTCACTTG ATAGGTCAGGTTTTTGTGGGATCTGTCACAAGACTTTATCTAGGAAGAGCAAG GAAAAATCTTCAGTTTGTTTAGCAAATATCCATAAAAAGTGCATACCTGACAATCAAGAAGATGCAAAGTGTTATTTTTGCAAAG ACAGCTCAGGAGAAAGTAACGAAATCCACACTGAAACTAAGGGACAAGACAGCTCAGGAGAAAGTACCGGTAATGGATTTGAGGCACAAGACAGCTCAGGAGAAAGTACCGGTAATGGATTTGAGGCACAAGACAGCTCAGGAAAAAGAAACGGTGATGGATTTGAGGCACAAGGGAGCTCAGATGAAAAAAACAGTGATGTATTTGAGGCACAAGACAATTCAGGAGAAAGAAACGGTGATGGATTTGAGGCACAAGTGAGCTCAGATGAAAGAAACAGTGATGGATTTGAGGCACAAGACAATTCAGGAGAAAGGAAAGGTGATGGATTTGAGGGACAAGGCAATTCAGGAGAAAACAACCAACAACGGAGAAAGAGCAGAACTGAGGGAAAAGACAGTTTAGGAACAAGTAACCAAAATTCCATTGTAATTGAGGGAGAACACAAGCAAGATCATTCAG TGAGGGGATTCCTGGTAGAAAGTGTCCTAAAAGTTTCAGACTTTCATCAAGCAAAGAG ATACCTGGTTACATCAGAAGAGCTACAAAGGAGGTGCTCTCCACCAGAAAGTTACTCTGCAAATACAGTAGTGGCCTATCTAAGGAAAGCCAAAGGACAAAAAAGGAAAATTGCTGAGAGGTTGGCAGAGCTAGATGTGATGCCCTCAACACGAACAAAACTCACTTCGCAGTGCTCCAAACTATGTGAAG atgAATGCAGTGATCTAGCTGATGATCTAATGTACCTAGCAGCCAAGACCATCCCCCAGAAAAGAGTGGCTCAAGCCTTGCCGGAAGAAGGGAATGTCCATGCAGCCTTGGCCAGAACAGAAGACTGCAT GAAGACATTAAAAGCTGTGGAGAATGATTTAGAGGCTCACTGGGAGACATTTAACCTGGCAACACATGGTCTTGGACCTGCTGTTATAAAGGGCACTATTTCATTAATTGACTCATGTCTtaaggagaaaatgaaagcactgaaaacaaaaaacacagatGTGTAA
- the LOC141376720 gene encoding uncharacterized protein, with product MSVEEVLLHLAEISRKQNSISEQLTARQDRLEQQLRQAARHHPTPEVSAHHHLTKLSDLDDIDAYLHTFEVIAEREGWPKENWARMLAPFLTGEAQRAYFSLETPKNEDYKALKKEILARMGLSTISAAQQFSQWSYDEKQPVRTQAAQLSRLGRLWLLGGDPSAVQVAEKVIIEKMMRALPRRLRTLTSMRNPESLATLVEAIELAEAHIARDNGERAALPPRRVSAPWRPVEGTARPGGRPAVPSPMDEPMPTEPTTHSTPAWTAGCAVHRNIPPEAPTHKVQLEGKTQTATLDTGSAITLVHPKTLKYRQESKSLIPITCVHGDTRHVPARRVTIAAKPGSWRIEVGVVPDLPVPLLLGRDWPGFDELLTHHHALSARSKKKNKSRAHRDRKPALMTTESDRGAESSS from the exons atgtcggtggaagaggtactgctccacctagcggagatctccaggaaacagaattccatctctgagcagcttacagccagacaggatcgactggaacagcagctccgccaggcggccagacaccatccgactcccgaagtgagtgcgcatcatcatctcactaaactcagcgacctggatgatattgacgCTTATTTACATACCTTTGAGGTTATTGCCGAGAGAGAAGGCTGGCCAAAAGAAAACTGGGCGAGAATGTTGGCTCCGTTTCTCACAGGAGAAGCGCAACGAGCATATTTTTCACTAGagacacctaaaaatgaagattacaaagcgttaaaaaaggaaatattagccagaatggggctatccacaatcagcgcagcccaacagttttcccagtggtcttaCGACGAGAAACAACCAGTGAGAACtcaagcagctcaactttctcgcctgggaaggctatggttattgggaggagatccctcggcggtccaggtcgctgagaaggtgatcatcgagaagatgatgcgtgcgttaccccgacgtttgcgaacactcaccagcatgcgaaatcctgagtcactggccaccctggtggaGGCGATCGAGCTGGCGGAAGCTCACATCGCCCGAGAtaatggggagagagcggctctgccaccccggagggtaagtgcaccttggcgaccggtggagggcacagcgcgaccaggcggcagaccagcggtccccagcccgatggacgagccgatgcccaccgagccgacgacgcactcgaccccggcctggacagcagggtgcgcggtacaccgcaatatccctcccgaagctcccacccataaAGTCCAGCTAGAgggtaaaacacaaacggccaccTTGGACACAGGAAGCGCCATCACTCTGGTTCACCCGAAGACTTTGAAATACCGCCAGGAAAGTAAAAGTCTTATTCCAATCACGTGTGTACacggtgatacccgccacgtacccgcccGAAGAGTGACCATCGCGGCGAAACCAGGCAGCTGGCGCATCGAAGTCGGGGTTGTTCCAGATCTTCCTGTGCCCCTCctactgggcagagactggccggggttcgatgaACTTCTCACTCACCACCACGCTCTATCGGCTCGttcaaagaagaagaacaagtcacgggctcatcgggaccgcaaaccagcgctgatgaccaccgagagcgacagagggg ccgaatccagctcgtga
- the LOC141376773 gene encoding uncharacterized protein isoform X1 — protein sequence MDALFHLFTMTQPGVVAINIHTLPQILEGEARARSRYFTKRNIFENINEIVGPYLEDGNHWTFFHCSLVDQTILYLNSLGEQDDQYSKLAENWSTFAASKGFQGPWKMIKKCHALQNDSISCGVSTAVFAEAFLGGAKGYLACSPVQQERERLGLLLFSSLDRSGFCGICHKTLSRKSKEKSSVCLANIHKKCIPDNQEDAKCYFCKDSSGESNEIHTETKGQDSSGESTGNGFEAQDSSGESTGNGFEAQDSSGKRNGDGFEAQGSSDEKNSDVFEAQDNSGERNGDGFEAQVSSDERNSDGFEAQDNSGERKGDGFEGQGNSGENNQQRRKSRTEGKDSLGTSNQNSIVIEGEHKQDHSVRGFLVESVLKVSDFHQAKRYLVTSEELQRRCSPPESYSANTVVAYLRKAKGQKRKIAERLAELDVMPSTRTKLTSQCSKLCEDECSDLADDLMYLAAKTIPQKRVAQALPEEGNVHAALARTEDCMKTLKAVENDLEAHWETFNLATHGLGPAVIKGTISLIDSCLKEKMKALKTKNTDV from the exons ATGGATGCATTATTCCATCTGTTTACCATG acACAACCAGGTGTTGTGGCAATTAATATTCACACCTTACCTCAGATCTTAGAAGGTGAAGCAAGAGCAAGGAGCCGTTATTTTACCAAG AGGAACATCTTTGAAAATATCAATGAGATTGTTGGTCCCTATTTGGAGGATGGCAATCACTGGACATTTTTT CACTGCAGTCTGGTGGATCAAACTATTTTGTACCTCAATTCACTTGGGGAACAGGATGACCAGTACAGTAAATTAGCTGAAAACTGGAG CACATTTGCTGCATCAAAAGGTTTCCAAGGGCCTTGGAAAATGATCAAGAAGTGCCATGCTCTTCAAAATGACAGTATTTCCTGTGGTGTTTCCACAGCTGTG TTTGCTGAAGCCTTTCTAGGAGGTGCAAAGGGGTATCTTGCATGCTCACCTGTACAGCAAGAGAGGGAGCGACTAGGGTTGCTTCTCTTCAGCTCACTTG ATAGGTCAGGTTTTTGTGGGATCTGTCACAAGACTTTATCTAGGAAGAGCAAG GAAAAATCTTCAGTTTGTTTAGCAAATATCCATAAAAAGTGCATACCTGACAATCAAGAAGATGCAAAGTGTTATTTTTGCAAAG ACAGCTCAGGAGAAAGTAACGAAATCCACACTGAAACTAAGGGACAAGACAGCTCAGGAGAAAGTACCGGTAATGGATTTGAGGCACAAGACAGCTCAGGAGAAAGTACCGGTAATGGATTTGAGGCACAAGACAGCTCAGGAAAAAGAAACGGTGATGGATTTGAGGCACAAGGGAGCTCAGATGAAAAAAACAGTGATGTATTTGAGGCACAAGACAATTCAGGAGAAAGAAACGGTGATGGATTTGAGGCACAAGTGAGCTCAGATGAAAGAAACAGTGATGGATTTGAGGCACAAGACAATTCAGGAGAAAGGAAAGGTGATGGATTTGAGGGACAAGGCAATTCAGGAGAAAACAACCAACAACGGAGAAAGAGCAGAACTGAGGGAAAAGACAGTTTAGGAACAAGTAACCAAAATTCCATTGTAATTGAGGGAGAACACAAGCAAGATCATTCAG TGAGGGGATTCCTGGTAGAAAGTGTCCTAAAAGTTTCAGACTTTCATCAAGCAAAGAG ATACCTGGTTACATCAGAAGAGCTACAAAGGAGGTGCTCTCCACCAGAAAGTTACTCTGCAAATACAGTAGTGGCCTATCTAAGGAAAGCCAAAGGACAAAAAAGGAAAATTGCTGAGAGGTTGGCAGAGCTAGATGTGATGCCCTCAACACGAACAAAACTCACTTCGCAGTGCTCCAAACTATGTGAAG atgAATGCAGTGATCTAGCTGATGATCTAATGTACCTAGCAGCCAAGACCATCCCCCAGAAAAGAGTGGCTCAAGCCTTGCCGGAAGAAGGGAATGTCCATGCAGCCTTGGCCAGAACAGAAGACTGCAT GAAGACATTAAAAGCTGTGGAGAATGATTTAGAGGCTCACTGGGAGACATTTAACCTGGCAACACATGGTCTTGGACCTGCTGTTATAAAGGGCACTATTTCATTAATTGACTCATGTCTtaaggagaaaatgaaagcactgaaaacaaaaaacacagatGTGTAA